CTTTCAGTTAATCGCATTTTATTCCTTTTATAATTCCTTAAATATCTTTAGCTAGCATTGACTTTGCACCTTAGCTATACCTTTTAGCAATAAACCATTTACTTTTAATATCATTATACCAACGTTATAGAATGACGGGTTTAACCTAATAGTTAATAAACTTATCAAGATCATTTTATACAAATCATTTATGGGTATTGTCGTTACATTTATTTACAAGAGAAATGTGTTTTTCACGTAGTATTACCTTAATTTTCAATACGATAAATTTTTAATTTTCCATAATTTCGAGAACTTAGCATGACATTACAAAAATCAATTATCGCCACGGCTATTACATTAAGCGCTTTTAATGCTTATTCAGCCTCTTTTCAGTTAAACGAAACAAGCGCCTCTGGCTTAGGTCGTGCTTTTGCCGGTGATGCGGTGATCGCTGACGATGCGGCTGTGTTAGCACGTAACCCAGCAGCAATGGCATTATTCGACAAAAAATCCTTATCATTATCGGCAACGTATATTGATCCAGGTGTTAAAGTTGAAGGCATTAGTGCACCCGATATACTTAGTGCAGCTTACGACGTTAATGAACTTGATCAAGATGGAGTTGTACCCAGTGCTATTATTCCTGCCGCGTATTTTATTAACCCAGTAAATGATACTTTCGCTTATGGTTTAGCTATTAATTCAAACTATGGTTTAAAAAGTGAATACGAAAAAGATTATGCTGCAGGTTCTATTGGTGGCAAAACAGACTTAAAAACGATCAATGCTAATATTAGTGGCTCTTACCGCGTTAATGAACAGCTTAGTCTAGGTTTAGGCTTGAATGTTGTCTATGGTGAAGCCGAGCTTATTAGGCATGCAGGTAAGGTGTTAGAAAATGGTATTACAATTCCAAGCGTTGGTTTAGTGTTTCCACCTGTACCAACGAGCACTGAAGTTGTAAATATGTCGGGTGACGATTTTGGCTATGGTTGGAATGTTGGTGCTGTTTATGAAATTAATAGTGATCACAGAATTGGTCTCTCTTATCGAAGCAAAGTAGAACTTGCCTTTGAGGGCGACTTCACAGGTTTGGGGACACCGACAGAAGATGGTAGTTTAACTATTGATATGCCATCGATAGCTGAGTTCTCAGGTTTTCATCAATTGACGACTCAATGGGCAGCACATTACAGTGTAATGTTCACTCAGTGGTCTAGCTTTGAAAAACTTGAAGCTTATGCGGGCAATGAGTTAGCCTTTGAAAAGCAAGAAAACTTTGAAGATACTTATCGCTTCGCTTTAGGCGCAACATATAATCTTAATCAAGAAGTAACATTGAGAATGGGTGTGGCATTCGATCAGTCTGCAGCTGTAGACCATCGTTCAATTTCAATACCTGATAGTGACCGCCTTTGGTATAGTGCCGGTGCAACATACCAGTTAAATGACACCGACAGTGTCGATTTTGGTATTTCGTATGTTAATGGTGACAATGTTGTGGTTACTGAAGAAGACGCTTTATTAGCTGCTTTACCTGATGCATTAAGCCCTTTTGTGGGTAATAAAGACTGGGGTTTTAGCTCAGAAGGTAATGCATTACTTTTAGCTGTGCAATATAACAAAAGCTTTTAAATTACTAAGGTCTTTTTACTTAATTGGCGTGCTTAATTAAGACATTCTAGCGTTATTATTTGAAAATTTTAGTTTTGTTCTTAATGCCCTAATTAGTGAGCCTTTTAGTTTAATATAAAGCCAATCGATTAATCGATTGGCTTTAATTATATTTGAGCAGGCAGTTTAATCTTTTGTGCTGAGCTAATCTTTTTTACAGTGTGGAAGAAAAAATAATGAATTTATAATATCTACATTATTAAAGTGCAGTTTATCGTTATTTACTTAAAGTAATGAAAAGGTGAAAATTAATGGCCCTTAAGGTTTTACTATCGCTATTTAAGAAAGTCTTACAATAGATAAGCGCCACTTTATAAATAACGTAATGATCAACGCCATACCTATATGCGCTATAAAAGAGGATTGTGTATAAGCGCCAAAGCCCATCATAAATTCTCGTCCCATAGCTGGAGCTAATATTCCTTGTGCAACAAACCACAAAATAAGTCCAGAAATAGCACCCGATAATATAGGGCGCCCGTTTAGCAACTTATAAAATAATAAGGTGAATAGCCCAAAGCCTATAGCGCCAATAAAAGCGTGAATTCCAAAAGCCACAGGATAAGTAATACTTATACCAAGATACTTTTGAAATAGGCCCATGACTAACTTAGCTGGTTGAAGCTCTGGGCCAAAAAGCAGTGGTGATATTAACCAGGCATAGGCTTCAAAAATAATTTGAGCAACTATGCCACCTACAATCGCAATTTTAAAATTGTTTCGAGTAAATTTCATTTTAGCTTCACTGCTGTTACCAGAAATATCTGTAGTTAACGTATTAAACGCTAGGTGTAGAATGAGTTAACTTTTGATATACAAGCCCTAAAACCACACCAAAAACTATGTGTAGCATAAAGGTCATAACAGGTGCCATAGGTCCTAAAGCTAAACCGAACAATCCGTTACCAGCCATTACCATAGGACCAACCATCATGATAAGCCAAGCACC
The Colwellia sp. Arc7-D genome window above contains:
- a CDS encoding outer membrane protein transport protein, with amino-acid sequence MTLQKSIIATAITLSAFNAYSASFQLNETSASGLGRAFAGDAVIADDAAVLARNPAAMALFDKKSLSLSATYIDPGVKVEGISAPDILSAAYDVNELDQDGVVPSAIIPAAYFINPVNDTFAYGLAINSNYGLKSEYEKDYAAGSIGGKTDLKTINANISGSYRVNEQLSLGLGLNVVYGEAELIRHAGKVLENGITIPSVGLVFPPVPTSTEVVNMSGDDFGYGWNVGAVYEINSDHRIGLSYRSKVELAFEGDFTGLGTPTEDGSLTIDMPSIAEFSGFHQLTTQWAAHYSVMFTQWSSFEKLEAYAGNELAFEKQENFEDTYRFALGATYNLNQEVTLRMGVAFDQSAAVDHRSISIPDSDRLWYSAGATYQLNDTDSVDFGISYVNGDNVVVTEEDALLAALPDALSPFVGNKDWGFSSEGNALLLAVQYNKSF